GGGCAGAAACCATTAACCTATCCGGTTAATCTGACCAGCTCTTAACAAGAATTATATTCTACGACCTCTCAGCATCCATACGTTCAATCACTCGCCGTGCTTCCTCCTCAGTCGCCGGAACTACATTCCGAATTTTCAGACCATTTTTCAGTGCATCTGAGTGGACAGTGAATGTGAAGTAGAACTTGTTGGATACCTAAATATTTTCCAAACACAAGGGCCGACATAAGTGACAATTTCTTCAAAACTTGGGAAGattggaaaatgaaagaagattGTATACATGCATTACTATTAAGAAACCGTTGATTTGTTGTTGGATGAGATTCCAGGATGATAAATGAAGGCAGCTgcagaaattttaattaatattttatgttcttttcCCTTGAAACATGCATTTTCTCCTAAATTATTTCCGAACTATTTCCCACCTACTTTAATCTCCAAATGCTAAAACTCTTGGAAACTCTTTCACATCAACAAACGTTATTATgaacattttcttgaaaattaacCCATCCAAGCACATTATAGAAATAGGTTCTTAGTTCtttttgaaatcatttttcaGAAACAACTTCCCATccaattacatttatataccTTAGTTCCACACAATTGACTGAGAAACCTTTCTTAACAAAAATAGCACCTAAACGTAAAATTCTATTGATATTTTAGACTATGCAACATGTGTATGATTTCagaatattttgatgaaatatgAAGATATCAATACCATAGATCATAGAGAAGTATAATATGCGAACCTCACTGGATCTAAGCTCAGGCCTCATAACATGAGCAACAACTTCCACATTAATCATAGGTTGTGCTGGATTCTCAAGTTCTGTATACAACACACAAGAATTGAAACGTAGGAAGTTTCCAACATCAACCTGTaccagaaaagaaaatataaggtTATTTGTGTCTTCTCTCATTCTTCTGGAATTATGATCTTTATGGAAGACAAAAGTAAATAGACTACTTTAGGTTATTGTTTTGACAAATTTGGccatgatttcttttttttagaaaaaatccCTAGCCGTATGCAAATGTAACTGATACTCCCCCAGCCATATCTCACACCTTATCCagtgtttttattttcccaGATACTCCAAAAATGTACTAATACATATCCACCCTGTATTAAGGCATCCGCGACAGTTATTGCATGCACGAAAGACTGCAAGTTATCAACTTACTGGTTTTAGGAAATCGACATGATCAACTTCAACAAAGCAAGGTGCACTTCCAGCAAAGGAATAAGCAGTTGCAAAGGCCAGCTCAAAAGCTCTTCGCATCAAAAATCCCCCAAATATTCTTCCATGAATGTTCCTTTGCTGTGGTTGGCACATTAAAGAATTCTGAAGGCAAGTGTCCTTTATAAGAATGCTATCTCTGTCTGCCAAAGCTGGCATATCACAAAACACTCGGCCCTCAGATAGCAATTCGTTGAGCCTTTTCACTTCCTCatcattaatttctttcttttgttctcctttcttctttttcctcaatTTGTTCCTCTCCTCTGCTTCATTCCAgagcaatttttctttttctgtttctggAGAGATCTGGTTAATTATAGCTGATTTTCCAGTCTTAGAATCACGGGCCACAAAAGTGAAGTTAGCTGTAAGAGCAACTGCCTCCGAGGGATCAGATGTTTCTGCTAGAAAAGGAAATATGAATGATCATATGAAAGCAAATAGCACTAGTTATAAGGAAACAGAAAATGACTTATCCAAATTGCTTCTGCGCCCAACACAAGCAAATACCACAAGTTCATAAATACATGTAAGCAAAACGTAAAGTCTACAAATTATCTCTGATTCTCCTTTTTCCAATACTTATAAAACTTGAAGTTATAGAATGTTTTCACAATTAGTTTCTGAGAAGCAGTTGGACAATAGCTATAAAACTGTTGAATAATGAGATAGCATGTCCCAAAAATGTGGAACGTGTAGCTGGGCAACTAGGGTAACATGCCAACAAAAATAGTACAACCTGGAATTTTCCTGAATTTTCCTCTGAATAGTCTAAATAATGTTCTCCAACAGCTGAAACCCTGAGGCTAACTAGATAAACTTTACTGAGGTCATATCATCCTGTATCTGCTACCTTTAATTTTCAGTTCTTGCTGATCTAATTTCAAAGCTCTCAACTCATTAccatataatgaaaattacttttaacaGCACCTGAAGTATCAACAACACCATATTCATCCAATAAAGTTACAATTGCGGTGTATATTAGTCCACATTGCTGAACTAGCGAACGTAGTCATATCAGTTTCAATCTAAGCTGACAGTTTAATCacataaagaaagaaacaagccTCATCTCCAAAACAATTACATTCACAAATAAGAGAAGATAACGTGAATGTGATCTCAAAAGGTACCTTTTGAGGATTGCATCACTTCTAGTTGAATCTCCATGGATGATCTCCCAACCCAAGTAACAGCGCCAACTATTGTTAGATCAGTGTCGACCGGAATTGGCTTCCTGAGGACCATCTTGTCCACTGAAGCTGTAACTAATATTAAGGGCCTAGTGGAGCTATCTTCACTGGAACAATGCTGGTGCATACGGGATTAGAAAATGAGGGAGagtaataaatcaacaaaaaacagAGGCTAAGTTTGACTGCAAAATCAATGAGAACGCCAACATAGTTTCAATATAATTCTAAACATTGCAGCGTTAAAACCAACAGATATCACCACAAAGTCAATAAAAGATCGCAAGACCCAACAATAACAAGTTGGAGAGTACCTTAAAGGATATAGTTCCAGCCAAAGCATCAAGGTCCTCAAGCAACTTCCCCAGCCTAATCTCATTCCAGGGATTCCTATACTGCTCCCTAAGTATATAGTCATCAGAGAACTTATACAAAACACTCGTCCTACTCTTTGATGGAGTCTTTGTTACCAATTCACTCTGTCGAGGGGCATTTTCTGGGACATCTGAAAGCCTCTCAAAAATGCTTGATCTTGCTTCCCACAATGCATTTGTCACAGGTGAATGGTACATGCCAGGCCATAAACTGATGGGCTTTCTTATTGAAGAGCCAGCATCAAGGGGAGAGGAGCCCTCCAATGGTGAATTCACAGTGGAAACGACATTGACAGGATCTGAAGCAATAGGGTCTGATTttgaagatgaaaatattCGTCTTTGCGTGAATCTCGGTGCCATTTGGTCGATATGAAAGGGCTTGAAAATGGGTTTCGTTTTTCCAATGGAATCAAGAAATTTGGCACATAAAGATCCATGCTTTGGGGATATGCAGCCACAATACGTGATTTTGCTGGTCGGTTTTGGTTGGTATGGTGAATGAAGATTGTGGCTGTTGTGCGGAATTAGGGATGAACATGGAAGAATCTTGGAGGAGAAAAGGTGGATTATAGGTGGGCTCTGCAATTTATGTGATTC
The window above is part of the Sesamum indicum cultivar Zhongzhi No. 13 linkage group LG7, S_indicum_v1.0, whole genome shotgun sequence genome. Proteins encoded here:
- the LOC105167151 gene encoding acyl-coenzyme A thioesterase 9, mitochondrial isoform X1; the protein is MKPPRKPASNLLFKPTTYSRNHDKNPSLISQFSTPESHKLQSPPIIHLFSSKILPCSSLIPHNSHNLHSPYQPKPTSKITYCGCISPKHGSLCAKFLDSIGKTKPIFKPFHIDQMAPRFTQRRIFSSSKSDPIASDPVNVVSTVNSPLEGSSPLDAGSSIRKPISLWPGMYHSPVTNALWEARSSIFERLSDVPENAPRQSELVTKTPSKSRTSVLYKFSDDYILREQYRNPWNEIRLGKLLEDLDALAGTISFKHCSSEDSSTRPLILVTASVDKMVLRKPIPVDTDLTIVGAVTWVGRSSMEIQLEVMQSSKAETSDPSEAVALTANFTFVARDSKTGKSAIINQISPETEKEKLLWNEAEERNKLRKKKKGEQKKEINDEEVKRLNELLSEGRVFCDMPALADRDSILIKDTCLQNSLMCQPQQRNIHGRIFGGFLMRRAFELAFATAYSFAGSAPCFVEVDHVDFLKPVDVGNFLRFNSCVLYTELENPAQPMINVEVVAHVMRPELRSSEVSNKFYFTFTVHSDALKNGLKIRNVVPATEEEARRVIERMDAERS
- the LOC105167151 gene encoding acyl-coenzyme A thioesterase 9, mitochondrial isoform X2 gives rise to the protein MKPPRKPASNLLFKPTTYSRNHDKNPSLISQFSTPESHKLQSPPIIHLFSSKILPCSSLIPHNSHNLHSPYQPKPTSKITYCGCISPKHGSLCAKFLDSIGKTKPIFKPFHIDQMAPRFTQRRIFSSSKSDPIASDPVNVVSTVNSPLEGSSPLDAGSSIRKPISLWPGMYHSPVTNALWEARSSIFERLSDVPENAPRQSELVTKTPSKSRTSVLYKFSDDYILREQYRNPWNEIRLGKLLEDLDALAGTISFKHCSSEDSSTRPLILVTASVDKMVLRKPIPVDTDLTIVGAVTWVGRSSMEIQLEVMQSSKETSDPSEAVALTANFTFVARDSKTGKSAIINQISPETEKEKLLWNEAEERNKLRKKKKGEQKKEINDEEVKRLNELLSEGRVFCDMPALADRDSILIKDTCLQNSLMCQPQQRNIHGRIFGGFLMRRAFELAFATAYSFAGSAPCFVEVDHVDFLKPVDVGNFLRFNSCVLYTELENPAQPMINVEVVAHVMRPELRSSEVSNKFYFTFTVHSDALKNGLKIRNVVPATEEEARRVIERMDAERS